In Rhodamnia argentea isolate NSW1041297 chromosome 4, ASM2092103v1, whole genome shotgun sequence, the following proteins share a genomic window:
- the LOC115729849 gene encoding polyprotein of EF-Ts, chloroplastic isoform X2 yields the protein MTPVIPSSVSNITPIPGNAFLRRKNDRSNRCSILGTWPTRTSFSQGHSLPLPSSIVLFPRLGYGLRYKYRSRTLFATGTDVATEEQNPPVAEEDSSGSSESTPGEIETSEQTSVQPESSSTPAQARRSRSTRKSEMPPIKDEELVPGATFTGKVRSIQPFGAFVDFGAFTDGLVHVSQLSDRFVKDVGSIVSVGQEVKVRLLEANNETGRISLTMRESDDTSKPLQRRDAPASGDRPRPSRKSNVGQKRDEGKKSTKFVKGQDLKGTVKNLTRSGAFISLPEGEEGFLPTSEESDDGFVSMMGGSSLEIGQEVDIRVLRISRGQVTLTMKKEEDLKNLDAELSQGVAHVGTNPFVLAFRKNKEISAFLNEREILGKPMAPTASDEIQGKVGKSETASVTEVLSQPADSSETIATVPSTVNGETAGSSASVDVGDIKVDENSPSSTVDEKELETVSSSLSQSVDGATQAAVEEAEVSPKALTIEGSELSLELVAEEASPTDELVAVEAAPTGELVVEEAASNDEMKSNEVPESSGETTSQLSSSESPTANEVTKSEPESVASSLSQSVDGATQAAVEEAEVSPEALITGVNESSVELVAEGVSPTDELVAVEAAPTSELVVEEAAPNDEMTSNEIPESSGETTSPLSSSESPTANEIATSELDSAIPKEEEQIERTKTLDEVADGVSGKGNEIGTSTDDNGSMIGSDLQTNDSSPDAKDDPILSSDSWSEEVEETKLESATKEPLEPISSGDSVVSSEAPVEDVTEENGTVAVSNGNASGGLPKESGPKASISPALVKQLREETGAGMMDCKKALSESGGDIVKAQEFLRKKGLASAEKKASRATAEGRIGSYVHDSRIGVLIEVNCETDFVSRGDIFKELVDDLAMQVAACPQVQYLVTEDVPEEIVSKESDIEMQKEDLLSKPEQIRAKIVEGRIKKRLEELALLEQPYIKNDKIVVKDWVKQTIATIGENIKVRRFVRLNLGEGLEKKSQDFAAEVAAQTTAKSQAPPKQEEPVAAKAEETIQKPPTVAISAALVKQLREETGAGMMDCKKALSETGGNLEKAQEYLRKKGLSTADKKSSRLAAEGRIGCYIHDSRIGVLVEVNSETDFVGRSEKFKELVDDLAMQVVACPQVEFVSIDEIPESIVKQEKDLEMQREDLQSKPENIREKIVEGRVSKRLGELALLEQPFIKDDSLLVKDLVKQTVAALGENIKVRRFVKFTLGETIEDAKAGDE from the exons ATGACTCCAGTTATTCCATCTTCTGTGAGCAATATTACCCCTATTCCTGGAAATGCCTTCTTGCGAAGGAAGAATGATCGATCTAACCGATGCAGCATATTAGGGACATGGCCAACTCGCACCTCATTCTCACAAGGACACAGTTTGCCTCTACCATCATCCATTGTATTGTTTCCAAGATTGGGGTATGGGCTGCGTTACAAATATAGGAGTCGCACGTTATTTGCCACAGGAACTGATGTAGCAACAGAGGAACAAAATCCTCCTGTTGCAGAGGAAGATTCCAGTGGATCATCTGAAAGCACACCTGGTGAAATTGAAACAAGTGAGCAGACCTCTGTCCAACCTGAATCAAGTTCAACGCCTGCTCAAGCTAGACGGTCAAGGTCCACTAGGAAAAGTGAAATGCCACCCATAAAGGATGAAGAGTTAGTTCCTGGGGCAACTTTTACTGGGAAAGTAAGATCTATACAGCCATTTGGtgcttttgttgattttggagcTTTCACCGATGGCCTGGTACATGTTTCCCAGTTGAGCGATCGCTTCGTTAAGGATGTTGGAAGTATTGTCTCTGTTGGACAAGAGGTAAAGGTCAGGTTGCTAGAAGCAAATAATGAGACAGGACGGATTTCTTTAACCATGCGTGAAAGTGATGACACTAGCAAGCCGCTGCAAAGGAGAGATGCACCTGCAAGTGGCGATAGGCCTAGACCTTCTAGGAAAAGTAATGTCGGACAGAAGAGAGATGAAGGCAAGAAAAGCACGAAGTTTGTAAAGGGGCAAGATCTTAAGGGCACAGTTAAGAATTTAACCAGGTCTGGTGCTTTTATATCTCTTCCTGAGGGAGAAGAAGGGTTTCTGCCAACATCAGAAGAGTCTGATGATGGATTTGTCAGCATGATGGGGGGCTCCTCGCTTGAGATAGGTCAAGAGGTTGATATTCGAGTTTTACGGATATCAAGAGGACAGGTTACATTGacaatgaagaaagaagaagatctTAAGAACTTAGATGCTGAGCTTAGCCAAGGTGTTGCACATGTCGGAACAAACCCTTTTGTGCTGGCATTCCGGAAGAACAAGGAAATTTCTGCATTTttgaatgagagagaaatattgGGGAAGCCAATGGCACCAACCGCTTCTGATGAAATACAAGGAAAAGTAGGGAAAAGTGAAACTGCATCAGTCACTGAAGTGCTGAGTCAACCGGCAGATAGCAGTGAAACGATAGCTACAGTCCCTTCCACTGTGAATGGAGAAACTGCAGGTTCTTCAGCTAGTGTGGATGTGGGTGACATTAAAGTTGATGAGAATTCACCCAGTTCCACCGTTGATGAAAAGGAATTAGAAACTGTGTCTTCGAGCTTGTCACAAAGTGTGGATGGTGCTACCCAAGCAGCTGTGGAAGAAGCGGAGGTCAGTCCTAAAGCCTTGACTATTGAAGGGAGTGAATTATCCCTTGAGTTGGTAGCTGAGGAGGCTTCTCCAACAGATGAATTGGTAGCTGTGGAGGCAGCTCCAACGGGTGAATTGGTAGTTGAGGAGGCTGCTTCAAATGATGAAATGAAGAGTAATGAAGTTCCTGAATCCTCTGGGGAGACAACTAGTCAGCTCTCATCTTCAGAAAGCCCAACAGCCAACGAAGTGACAAAGAGTGAACCAGAAAGTGTGGCTTCAAGCTTGTCACAAAGCGTGGATGGTGCTACCCAAGCAGCTGTGGAAGAAGCGGAGGTCAGTCCTGAAGCCTTGATTACTGGAGTGAATGAATCATCTGTTGAGTTGGTAGCTGAAGGGGTTTCTCCAACAGATGAATTGGTAGCTGTGGAGGCTGCTCCAACAAGTGAATTGGTAGTTGAGGAGGCTGCTCCAAATGATGAAATGACTAGTAATGAAATTCCTGAATCCTCTGGGGAGACAACTAGTCCGCTCTCATCTTCAGAAAGCCCAACAGCCAACGAAATCGCAACGAGTGAATTAGATAGTGCCATTCCAAAGGAGgaagaacaaattgaaagaaCTAAAACTTTAGATGAAGTTGCTGATGGAGTATCTGGAAAAGGAAATGAGATAGGGACTTCTACGGATGACAATGGCAGCATGATTGGCTCAGATTTGCAAACAAATGATTCTTCTCCGGATGCTAAAG ATGATCCAATCCTGTCTTCAGACAGTTGGAGTGAAGAAGTTGAAGAGACAAAACTTGAAAGTGCCACAAAGGAGCCACTTGAACCAATATCTTCAGGTGATTCTGTAGTATCTTCTGAAGCGCCAGTTGAAGACGTCACCGAGGAAAATGGCACTGTTGCTGTATCTAATGGAAATGCTAGCGGTGGTTTGCCAAAAGAAAGTGGACCAAAAG CCAGTATATCACCAGCTCTTGTAAAGCAGCTTCGTGAAGAAACTGGTGCAGGAATGATGGATTGCAAAAAAGCTCTGTCAGAGAGTGGTGGTGACATCGTGAAGGCTCAGGAATTCCTAAGAAAGAAAGGCTTAGCTAGCGCAGAAAAGAAGGCCAGTAGAGCAACTGCTGAAGGCAGAATTGGTTCCTACGTTCATGATAGCAGGATCGGAGTCCTAATAGAGGTGAACTGTGAGACTGATTTTGTCTCTCGGGGTGACATTTTCAAGGAACTGGTTGATGATCTAGCCATGCAAGTGGCTGCATGCCCTCAAGTTCAGTATCTGGTGACAGAGGATGTCCCAGAAGAAATTGTCAGCAAGGAAAGCGACATTGAGATGCAAAAGGAAGATCTCTTGTCAAAGCCTGAGCAGATTAGAGCAAAAATTGTTGAAGGGAGAATCAAGAAGAGGCTTGAGGAGTTGGCACTACTGGAACAGCCTTACATAAAGAATGACAAGATAGTAGTAAAGGACTGGGTGAAGCAGACAATTGCTACCATCGGTGAAAATATCAAAGTTAGAAGATTTGTGCGTCTCAATCTTGGAGAAGGATTGGAGAAGAAGAGCCAGGATTTTGCTGCCGAGGTCGCTGCGCAAACAACAGCAAAATCTCAAGCTCCTCCAAAGCAAGAGGAACCTGTCGCTGCCAAAGCTGAGGAAACCATTCAAAA GCCACCGACGGTAGCAATATCTGCTGCACTTGTCAAGCAATTACGCGAAGAAACTGGAGCAGGAATGATGGATTGCAAGAAAGCTCTCTCTGAAACAGGGGGCAATCTTGAGAAGGCACAAGAGTACCTCAGAAAGAAGGGTTTATCCACTGCGGACAAGAAATCAAGCCGCCTCGCTGCTGAAGGCCGAATTGGTTGTTACATCCACGACTCTCGCATTGGAGTGCTAGTTGAAGTTAATTCTGAGACAGACTTTGTGGGTAGAAGCGAAAAATTTAAGGAGCTGGTCGATGATCTGGCAATGCAAGTGGTAGCCTGCCCTCAAGTAGAGTTTGTTTCCATTGATGAAATTCCTGAGAGCATCGTGAAGCAAGAGAAGGACCTTGAGATGCAGAGAGAGGACCTCCAGTCGAAACCAGAGAACATTAGAGAGAAGATCGTGGAGGGACGAGTTTCTAAGAGACTCGGAGAGCTTGCTCTCCTAGAGCAACCGTTTATCAAGGACGACTCTCTATTGGTGAAGGACTTGGTGAAGCAAACCGTCGCCGCTCTCGGCGAGAATATAAAAGTCCGGAGGTTCGTTAAGTTCACTCTTGGGGAGACAATTGAAGATGCAAAGGCAGGAGATGAATAG
- the LOC115729849 gene encoding polyprotein of EF-Ts, chloroplastic isoform X1, whose translation MTPVIPSSVSNITPIPGNAFLRRKNDRSNRCSILGTWPTRTSFSQGHSLPLPSSIVLFPRLGYGLRYKYRSRTLFATGTDVATEEQNPPVAEEDSSGSSESTPGEIETSEQTSVQPESSSTPAQARRSRSTRKSEMPPIKDEELVPGATFTGKVRSIQPFGAFVDFGAFTDGLVHVSQLSDRFVKDVGSIVSVGQEVKVRLLEANNETGRISLTMRESDDTSKPLQRRDAPASGDRPRPSRKSNVGQKRDEGKKSTKFVKGQDLKGTVKNLTRSGAFISLPEGEEGFLPTSEESDDGFVSMMGGSSLEIGQEVDIRVLRISRGQVTLTMKKEEDLKNLDAELSQGVAHVGTNPFVLAFRKNKEISAFLNEREILGKPMAPTASDEIQGKVGKSETASVTEVLSQPADSSETIATVPSTVNGETAGSSASVDVGDIKVDENSPSSTVDEKELETVSSSLSQSVDGATQAAVEEAEVSPKALTIEGSELSLELVAEEASPTDELVAVEAAPTGELVVEEAASNDEMKSNEVPESSGETTSQLSSSESPTANEVTKSEPESVASSLSQSVDGATQAAVEEAEVSPEALITGVNESSVELVAEGVSPTDELVAVEAAPTSELVVEEAAPNDEMTSNEIPESSGETTSPLSSSESPTANEIATSELDSAIPKEEEQIERTKTLDEVADGVSGKGNEIGTSTDDNGSMIGSDLQTNDSSPDAKGEAEINGSSDIPGVPADDPILSSDSWSEEVEETKLESATKEPLEPISSGDSVVSSEAPVEDVTEENGTVAVSNGNASGGLPKESGPKASISPALVKQLREETGAGMMDCKKALSESGGDIVKAQEFLRKKGLASAEKKASRATAEGRIGSYVHDSRIGVLIEVNCETDFVSRGDIFKELVDDLAMQVAACPQVQYLVTEDVPEEIVSKESDIEMQKEDLLSKPEQIRAKIVEGRIKKRLEELALLEQPYIKNDKIVVKDWVKQTIATIGENIKVRRFVRLNLGEGLEKKSQDFAAEVAAQTTAKSQAPPKQEEPVAAKAEETIQKPPTVAISAALVKQLREETGAGMMDCKKALSETGGNLEKAQEYLRKKGLSTADKKSSRLAAEGRIGCYIHDSRIGVLVEVNSETDFVGRSEKFKELVDDLAMQVVACPQVEFVSIDEIPESIVKQEKDLEMQREDLQSKPENIREKIVEGRVSKRLGELALLEQPFIKDDSLLVKDLVKQTVAALGENIKVRRFVKFTLGETIEDAKAGDE comes from the exons ATGACTCCAGTTATTCCATCTTCTGTGAGCAATATTACCCCTATTCCTGGAAATGCCTTCTTGCGAAGGAAGAATGATCGATCTAACCGATGCAGCATATTAGGGACATGGCCAACTCGCACCTCATTCTCACAAGGACACAGTTTGCCTCTACCATCATCCATTGTATTGTTTCCAAGATTGGGGTATGGGCTGCGTTACAAATATAGGAGTCGCACGTTATTTGCCACAGGAACTGATGTAGCAACAGAGGAACAAAATCCTCCTGTTGCAGAGGAAGATTCCAGTGGATCATCTGAAAGCACACCTGGTGAAATTGAAACAAGTGAGCAGACCTCTGTCCAACCTGAATCAAGTTCAACGCCTGCTCAAGCTAGACGGTCAAGGTCCACTAGGAAAAGTGAAATGCCACCCATAAAGGATGAAGAGTTAGTTCCTGGGGCAACTTTTACTGGGAAAGTAAGATCTATACAGCCATTTGGtgcttttgttgattttggagcTTTCACCGATGGCCTGGTACATGTTTCCCAGTTGAGCGATCGCTTCGTTAAGGATGTTGGAAGTATTGTCTCTGTTGGACAAGAGGTAAAGGTCAGGTTGCTAGAAGCAAATAATGAGACAGGACGGATTTCTTTAACCATGCGTGAAAGTGATGACACTAGCAAGCCGCTGCAAAGGAGAGATGCACCTGCAAGTGGCGATAGGCCTAGACCTTCTAGGAAAAGTAATGTCGGACAGAAGAGAGATGAAGGCAAGAAAAGCACGAAGTTTGTAAAGGGGCAAGATCTTAAGGGCACAGTTAAGAATTTAACCAGGTCTGGTGCTTTTATATCTCTTCCTGAGGGAGAAGAAGGGTTTCTGCCAACATCAGAAGAGTCTGATGATGGATTTGTCAGCATGATGGGGGGCTCCTCGCTTGAGATAGGTCAAGAGGTTGATATTCGAGTTTTACGGATATCAAGAGGACAGGTTACATTGacaatgaagaaagaagaagatctTAAGAACTTAGATGCTGAGCTTAGCCAAGGTGTTGCACATGTCGGAACAAACCCTTTTGTGCTGGCATTCCGGAAGAACAAGGAAATTTCTGCATTTttgaatgagagagaaatattgGGGAAGCCAATGGCACCAACCGCTTCTGATGAAATACAAGGAAAAGTAGGGAAAAGTGAAACTGCATCAGTCACTGAAGTGCTGAGTCAACCGGCAGATAGCAGTGAAACGATAGCTACAGTCCCTTCCACTGTGAATGGAGAAACTGCAGGTTCTTCAGCTAGTGTGGATGTGGGTGACATTAAAGTTGATGAGAATTCACCCAGTTCCACCGTTGATGAAAAGGAATTAGAAACTGTGTCTTCGAGCTTGTCACAAAGTGTGGATGGTGCTACCCAAGCAGCTGTGGAAGAAGCGGAGGTCAGTCCTAAAGCCTTGACTATTGAAGGGAGTGAATTATCCCTTGAGTTGGTAGCTGAGGAGGCTTCTCCAACAGATGAATTGGTAGCTGTGGAGGCAGCTCCAACGGGTGAATTGGTAGTTGAGGAGGCTGCTTCAAATGATGAAATGAAGAGTAATGAAGTTCCTGAATCCTCTGGGGAGACAACTAGTCAGCTCTCATCTTCAGAAAGCCCAACAGCCAACGAAGTGACAAAGAGTGAACCAGAAAGTGTGGCTTCAAGCTTGTCACAAAGCGTGGATGGTGCTACCCAAGCAGCTGTGGAAGAAGCGGAGGTCAGTCCTGAAGCCTTGATTACTGGAGTGAATGAATCATCTGTTGAGTTGGTAGCTGAAGGGGTTTCTCCAACAGATGAATTGGTAGCTGTGGAGGCTGCTCCAACAAGTGAATTGGTAGTTGAGGAGGCTGCTCCAAATGATGAAATGACTAGTAATGAAATTCCTGAATCCTCTGGGGAGACAACTAGTCCGCTCTCATCTTCAGAAAGCCCAACAGCCAACGAAATCGCAACGAGTGAATTAGATAGTGCCATTCCAAAGGAGgaagaacaaattgaaagaaCTAAAACTTTAGATGAAGTTGCTGATGGAGTATCTGGAAAAGGAAATGAGATAGGGACTTCTACGGATGACAATGGCAGCATGATTGGCTCAGATTTGCAAACAAATGATTCTTCTCCGGATGCTAAAG GTGAGGCGGAAATTAATGGATCTTCTGATATACCCGGAGTTCCTGCAGATGATCCAATCCTGTCTTCAGACAGTTGGAGTGAAGAAGTTGAAGAGACAAAACTTGAAAGTGCCACAAAGGAGCCACTTGAACCAATATCTTCAGGTGATTCTGTAGTATCTTCTGAAGCGCCAGTTGAAGACGTCACCGAGGAAAATGGCACTGTTGCTGTATCTAATGGAAATGCTAGCGGTGGTTTGCCAAAAGAAAGTGGACCAAAAG CCAGTATATCACCAGCTCTTGTAAAGCAGCTTCGTGAAGAAACTGGTGCAGGAATGATGGATTGCAAAAAAGCTCTGTCAGAGAGTGGTGGTGACATCGTGAAGGCTCAGGAATTCCTAAGAAAGAAAGGCTTAGCTAGCGCAGAAAAGAAGGCCAGTAGAGCAACTGCTGAAGGCAGAATTGGTTCCTACGTTCATGATAGCAGGATCGGAGTCCTAATAGAGGTGAACTGTGAGACTGATTTTGTCTCTCGGGGTGACATTTTCAAGGAACTGGTTGATGATCTAGCCATGCAAGTGGCTGCATGCCCTCAAGTTCAGTATCTGGTGACAGAGGATGTCCCAGAAGAAATTGTCAGCAAGGAAAGCGACATTGAGATGCAAAAGGAAGATCTCTTGTCAAAGCCTGAGCAGATTAGAGCAAAAATTGTTGAAGGGAGAATCAAGAAGAGGCTTGAGGAGTTGGCACTACTGGAACAGCCTTACATAAAGAATGACAAGATAGTAGTAAAGGACTGGGTGAAGCAGACAATTGCTACCATCGGTGAAAATATCAAAGTTAGAAGATTTGTGCGTCTCAATCTTGGAGAAGGATTGGAGAAGAAGAGCCAGGATTTTGCTGCCGAGGTCGCTGCGCAAACAACAGCAAAATCTCAAGCTCCTCCAAAGCAAGAGGAACCTGTCGCTGCCAAAGCTGAGGAAACCATTCAAAA GCCACCGACGGTAGCAATATCTGCTGCACTTGTCAAGCAATTACGCGAAGAAACTGGAGCAGGAATGATGGATTGCAAGAAAGCTCTCTCTGAAACAGGGGGCAATCTTGAGAAGGCACAAGAGTACCTCAGAAAGAAGGGTTTATCCACTGCGGACAAGAAATCAAGCCGCCTCGCTGCTGAAGGCCGAATTGGTTGTTACATCCACGACTCTCGCATTGGAGTGCTAGTTGAAGTTAATTCTGAGACAGACTTTGTGGGTAGAAGCGAAAAATTTAAGGAGCTGGTCGATGATCTGGCAATGCAAGTGGTAGCCTGCCCTCAAGTAGAGTTTGTTTCCATTGATGAAATTCCTGAGAGCATCGTGAAGCAAGAGAAGGACCTTGAGATGCAGAGAGAGGACCTCCAGTCGAAACCAGAGAACATTAGAGAGAAGATCGTGGAGGGACGAGTTTCTAAGAGACTCGGAGAGCTTGCTCTCCTAGAGCAACCGTTTATCAAGGACGACTCTCTATTGGTGAAGGACTTGGTGAAGCAAACCGTCGCCGCTCTCGGCGAGAATATAAAAGTCCGGAGGTTCGTTAAGTTCACTCTTGGGGAGACAATTGAAGATGCAAAGGCAGGAGATGAATAG